The proteins below come from a single Xiphophorus hellerii strain 12219 chromosome 14, Xiphophorus_hellerii-4.1, whole genome shotgun sequence genomic window:
- the LOC116732271 gene encoding H-2 class II histocompatibility antigen, E-D alpha chain-like: MMKMKMKLLLFLCGVLWVSADVLHEDLNILGCSDSDGEFMFTLDGEEVWYADFKKGKGVEPQPPFVVHISYPGAYEAALANLQVCRSNLKVCRSAMKDIPDENDAPSNLVIYPRDDVELGEKNILVCHVSGFYPAPVNVSWTRNGQKVTEGTSINVPFPSKDSTFTQISRLQFVPQLGDIYSCTVEHLALEEPQTRTWDVEMDNPQSGPGPAIFCGVGLTIGLLGVAVGTFFLIKGNECS; encoded by the exons atgatgaagatgaagatgaagctgctcctcttcctctgtggGGTCCTCTGGGTCTCTGCTGATG TTCTACATGAGGACCTTAATATCTTAGGATGTTCAGACTCTGATGGAGAATTCATGTTCACTCTGGATGGAGAAGAGGTTTGGTACGCCGACTTCAAGAAGGGAAAAGGAGTCGAACCTCAACCTCCTTTTGTTGTTCATATCAGCTACCCAGGAGCTTATGAAGCAGCTCTGGCTAATCTACAGGTCTGCAGATCAAACCTGAAGGTTTGTCGCAGTGCCATGAAGGACATTCCAGATGAAAACG ATGCCCCCTCCAACCTGGTGATTTACCCCAGAGACGATGTGGAGCTGGGAGAGAAGAACATCCTGGTCTGTCACGTCTCTGGTTTCTATCCGGCTCCGGTCAACGTGTCCTGGACCAGAAACGGTCAGAAAGTGACTGAAGGAACCAGCATCAACGTTCCCTTTCCCAGTAAGGACAGCACCTTCACCCAGATCTCCAGGCTGCAGTTCGTCCCTCAGCTGGGAGACATCTACAGCTGCACAGTGGAGCATCTGGCTCTGGAAGAACCACAGACCAGAACCTGGG ATGTGGAGATGGACAATCCTCAGTCCGGTCCCGGTCCGGCCATCTTCTGTGGAGTCGGTCTGACCATCGGCCTGCTGGGAGTCGCTGTGGGAACTTTCTTCCTGATCAAAGGGAACGAGTgcagctga
- the LOC116732269 gene encoding H-2 class II histocompatibility antigen, E-S beta chain-like, which produces MASSLLCWLLIIITINAADGFREYGVSRCVFNSTDLNDIQYIRSYIYNKLEFIRFDSNLGRFVGYTELGVKNAENWNKDPSKISGEKAQKETVCLHNIGNWYPAMLTKSVAPTVRLYSRTPPAGHHPSMLVCRVYDFYPKTIKVQWLRDGQEVTSDVTTTDEMEDGDWYYQVHSQLEYTPRSAERISCRVEHVSLKEPLITDWDPSMPESERNKLAIGASGLILGLILSLAGFIYYKRKVKGRILVPTS; this is translated from the exons atggCTTCATCACTGCTCTGCTGGCTGCtgatcatcatcaccatcaacGCTGCAG aCGGATTCAGAGAATATGGAGTGAGTCGTTGTGTTTTTAACTCCACTGATCTGAACGACATCCAGTACATCAGATCCTACATTTACAACAAGCTGGAGTTCATCAGGTTTGACAGCAACCTGGGGAGATTTGTTGGATACACGGAGCTGGGAGTGAAGAACGCTGAGAACTGGAACAAAGATCCTTCAAAGATATCTGGGGAGAAAGCTCAGAAGGAAACTGTCTGTCTACACAACATTGGTAACTGGTACCCAGCCATGCTGACTAAATCAG TGGCTCCCACAGTCAGACTGTACTCCAGgacgccccctgctggccaccACCCCTCCATGCTGGTCTGCAGAGTTTATGATTTCTATCCTAAAACCATCAAAGTTCAGTGGCTGAGAGAcggacaggaagtgacatcagaCGTCACCACCACTGACGAGATGGAGGACGGAGACTGGTACTACCAGGTCCACTCCCAGCTGGAGTACACGCCCAG GTCTGCAGAGCGGATCTCCTGCAGGGTGGAACATGTCAGCCTGAAGGAACCTCTGATCACCGACTGGG ACCCATCCATGCCAGAGTCAGAGAGGAACAAACTGGCCATCGGAGCTTCAGGACTGATCCTGGGTCTGATTTTGTCTCTGGCTGGATTCATCTACTACAAGaggaaggtcaaag